The Ralstonia pseudosolanacearum genome includes the window TGCAGGATGTCGAACACGCCGTTGGTGAAGACCAGCGGGCGCGGCAAGGCGCGCACGCGGGCCTCCACGTCGGCGGAGTCGCAGAGCTTCTGTTCGAACATGGGCGCGGGCTGGCGGAGAGTGGACATGGGCGGCGGAAAAACGGAAGCTGGAAAACAAAACGGCCCATCGAAACCGATGGGCCGCTCAGTGGCAGGCGCCGGGCGTCAGGCCGGCTGCTCAGACGCGGGCGTGCCGGATTGGCCGACCAGGCGCGCGTTGAGGTCCTTGCGGTAGCGGTTCAGGTCCTGCACGGTCTCGAAGGTGCGCTCGAACAGCAGCGACATGTTGTGCAGGATGCGCTCGATCACCTTCTTTTCCCAGCCGGCGTCGAACTTGATCTGCTCGTCCAGCCAGTGCTCCAGCCAGTCCGGGTTGGGCAGGCGCGACTGCACCGTGTCTTGCGGGAACAGCGCCTTGTTGACGTGCAGGTTGGTCGGGTGCAGCGGCTTCTCGGTGCGGCGGGCGGAGGCCATCAGCACGCCGATCTTGGCGAACGCGCTGCGGGCGTTGTCGCCGAACTGGCCCAGATACTTCTTCATGTAGCGCAGGTAGGCGCCGCCGTGGCGGGCTTCGTCCTGCGACAGATGCTTGTAGATCGACTTGATGACCGGCTCGGTGTGCCACTCGGAAGCACGGCGGTACCAGTGGTTCAGGCGGATCTCGCCGCAGAAGTGCAGCATCAGCGTTTCCAGCGGCGGGGCCGGGTCGAATTCGAAGCGCACGTTGTGCAGCTCTTCTTCGGTCGGCACGAGGTCCGGACGGAAGCGGCGCAGGTATTCCATCAGCACCAGCGAGTGCTTCTGTTCTTCAAAGAACCACACGCTCATGAACGCAGAGAAATCGGAATCGTGGCGATTGTCACGCAGGAACATCTCGGTGGCCGGCAGGGCGGACCACTCGGTGATGGCGTTCATCTTGATGGTCTGCGCCTGCGCATCGGTCAGGAGCGATGCGTCGAACTGGTCCCACGGAATATCCTTTTCCATATTCCAGCGGACCGCTTCCAACGACTTGAACAATTCGGGATAGAGCATGGTAAGCCTTTGAATTTGCAGGCGGATTCTAGCAGACAAGGTTGACTGTCCCCGTTTTTTCATCTCTGCGGGGGCGTGAAACGCATCCGCCCGTTTCCTCTGGACAACAGGCCTGCCGGGACCACGGAATGTGACGTGTCTGGGCGACCCCCTCGGCGCGTCTTCCGCAGACGCGCCGCCTCGCGGTGCGCCGCGATGTGCTGTAGCGGCGATCAGCCGCGCTTGTGGGGCGAAGCGGACCGGGTCGTCGCCCGGCGCTTCCACAGTATAGGAAGGAAGTGCGACAGCGCCCGGTGGCGGCAAGCCACGTCTGGCGCACTTCGCGCTGCGCCAGGCTCCGCGAGCGTTATACCCTAGACTGAAGACATTCCATGCACTGCCCGCGATTCCGGAGACTGCCATGTCGTCGCCTTCCCTCGCCGCGCCCGCCCTTGCCCGCGCACGCGACCGGCTCGCCCGCCGGCGCGCTGCAGGCGTGCTGAGCCGACATCACCTGCTGATCATCGCGATCGCCATCGTCATTGCGATCATCGCGCTGCTGCTGCCGCGCACCGGCCACGCGGCCGCCGGCGCCCAGGCCGCCCCGGCACCGCAACCCGCCGCCGCCGCAGGCCCATGCCCGACCGCCCTCGATTTCCGCGTCAGGCGCCTGCAGGACGACGCGCAGCAGAACCTGTGCCAGTACGCCGGCCGCGTGGTGCTGGTGGTCAACACCGCCAGCTATTGCGGCTACACCTACCAGTACGAAGGGCTCGAAGCGCTGTACGCCAGGTTCCGCGACAAGGGACTGACCGTGCTGGGCTTCCCCTCCAACGACTTCGAGCAGGAGCCGGGCACCGGCAAGCAGATCGCCGACTTCTGCTACAACACGTACGGCGTGAAGTTCCCGATGTTCTCGAAGACCTCGGTGGTGGGGCCGGCGGCGTCGCCGCTCTACCACTGGCTCGCCCAGCAGACCGGGCAGCCGCCCAAGTGGAACTTCCACAAGTACCTGCTGGACCGCAGCGGCCGCGTGGTGGCGGTGTACCCGAGCCAGGTCGAGCCGGGCGATCCGGCCCTCATCAAGCGCATCGACGCCCTGCTCGCCGAACCGGCGCCCCGCTGAGCGCCGGTTCAACGGTTCAACGGTTCAACGGCTCAACGGCTCAACGGCTCAACGGCTCAACGGCTCAACGGCTCAACGGCTCAACGGCTCAAGCCGCCATCGTGTCCGGCACCACGCCGTACAGGAAGGCGGCCAGCTCGTCGCGGCGGGCCAGCGCATCGCGCTCGCCGAGGTCGATCAGCTCACGGGTGAACTCCGGCTCGAACAGCAGATAGCTGGCGAAGGCCGCGCCGCGCGCCTCGGTGCCGCCCAGCGGCCTGAGCAGCGCACGCACGGTGCCGGGCAGCCGCTGCACATGGCGGGCGGCGATCAGCTCGATGCGCTCGGACGGCGACATCACCAGCACTTCGATCTTGCGCCAGCCGTCGCGCGCATCGGCGATCTCGGGGTTGCGGCTGACCATGGCGTTGACGTGCTGCAGCCGCTCGATGTCGGCCGACAGCCCGTCGAGGAACACGCTCGCCAGCGCCTGCCCCGCCACCTGCGCCAGCGACGGGTAGCCCGATGCCGGCACCGTGTCGTACCACCCCGGCTGCTGGCGCGAGGCCGCCCCCACCACGAGGATGCGGCTCGCGCCCAGGTGGATGGCGGGCGACAGCGGCGACATCTGCCGCATCGTACCGTCGCCGAACCATTCGTCGTTGCCTTCGAGCTGCACGGGCTCGGCGGGAAACAGGAAGGGGATGCTCGACGAGGCCAGCAGGTGCGGCACGCCGATCGTGTCGGTCACGGCGATCCGCTGCGAGCGCCGCCACGGCAGCACGACATGCGGCGACTGATAGAACGTGACGTGGCGCCCCGTGGTGTAGCTGAGGGCCGTGACCGCCAGCGCGCGCAGGGCGCCGGCATCGAAGGCCGCCTGCAGCTGCTGCGCATCGTGCTGCTCCAGCAGCAGTTCGCGCAGCGGCGTGTTGTCGAACAGGGCGCGCGGGGTGCGGCCGGTCATCCAGCCGAAGGCCAGCGCGGTCAGCCAGCGCGCGCCGCTGGCGCCGACGCGGCCGACATCGGTGCGGTACACGCGGTCGGCATGAAGCTTGGCCCACAGTTGCACCAGCGCCTCGGTGGCCTGCAGGAAATCCTGCGCGCCGCGCGCCAGCCCGACGCCGTTGATGGCGCCGGCCGACGTTCCGCAGATCACGTCGAACGGCGAGCCCACCGCATCCGGCGCACACTCGCGCGCCAGCCGCGCGATGCCGCGCAGCACGCCCGCCTGGTAGGCAGCGCGCGATCCGCCTCCCATCAACAGTAGCGCGGTCGAATCCATGCGTGCGGGTTGGTTCAAGCGCGGGGATCAGGCCCCATCGGATGTCGGCTTGGGCGCGGCGGCCTTGACCGGGGCCTTCTTCGCGGCCGCCTTCCCGGCGGGCTTGGGCGATGCGGGCGCTTTCGCGCGCTTGCCGGCCGGGGCCTTGGCGGGCTTGGCCGCAGTCTTGGGCGCCGCCTTGGCGGACGCACCGGCCGGCGCGCGACGCTTGCCGCCCGCCGCACCACCCTCGCCTTCGATGTCTTCAGGCGCGCTGTCCAGCCCCTCGGCGCCGGGCGCGCCGCCAAAGCCGGGGAAGCCGCCCGGGAAACCCGGCATCAGGTCCTGCGGCATCGGCATGGCCGCTGCCGCGGAACTGGCGATCTGATTGAACTGCTGTTGCAGCAGGTTCCACCACGGCGACGGATCGAGCGCCGCCGCAGCCGCCCGCGCGGCAGCCTGCGCCTGCGCTTCAGCCTCGGCCCGGGCGGACGCATCCTCGTCGGCGGCCGGTGCTTCGGTCCGTGCCGGCCTGGCGGCTGTGGACGTATGCGGCCATGCCGGCTTGGGCTCCGGCTCCGCAGCGGCCTCGGCGGCCGGCGTCTCGCTGCCGGAGAAATGGTCGAACGCGGCCCGCACGGCTTCGGGCGACAGCGCCGAACCGAAGGTCTGCAGCGCGACCAGCGTGGCGCGCTGCACCTCCAGCCCCTGGATGGCGGTGCGCAGCAGGCTGGCGTTGAGCTGCAGCCAGCTTTCCACCGCGCGCAGGTCGTGGATACGCTTGTCGAGCTCCTCCAGGTCCATCGGCGGCGCGGCAAAGTTGGCCATGCCGGGCATCCCGCCGCCGGTCATGCCGGCGAACCCGCCGCCCCAGAGCTTGCGCAGGAATTCGAAACCGCCTTCGGCGAAGTTGGGCATCTGCGTGAACATGGTGTGGTGTCTCCTACCTGTAAATTGTTTTTGAACGCCGCGCTCAGGCGGCATCGAAGCTGGGTGGCCGCTTCTGGCGCAGGCTGGCAATGCCCTCGCGCACATCCGGCCCGGCAAACCCCATGAATTCGAGCGCCAGCGAAGTATCGAAAGTGGGCCCGGCCAGGCGCAGCCAGCTGTTGAGCGCGTACTTGGTCCAGCGGATGGCCGTCTGCGAGCCCGCCGCCAGCCGCTCGGCGATCTCGAAGGCGCGGTTGACCAGCTCCGCCTCCGGCACCGCCAGGGACACCAGCCCGATCCGCTCGGCCTCCTCGCCCGAGACGGATTCGCACAGCAGCAGGTAATACTTGGCCTTGGCCATGCCGCACAGCAGCGGCCAGACGATCGCGGCATGGTCCCCGGCCGCCACGCCCAGCCGGGTATGGCCGTCGACGATGCGCGCGTCCCGGGCCGCGATCGAGATATCCGCCAGCAAGCCGGCCACCAGCCCCGCGCCCACCGCCGGGCCATGCATGGCGCTGACGATGGGCTTGTCGCAATTGATGAGGTTGTAGACCAGGTCGCGCGCCTCGTGCCAGACGCGGGTGCGCACCTCGAAGTCATCGGCCATCTGCTCGACCAGGTGCAGGTCGCCGCCGGCCGAGAAGCCCCGGCCCTCGCCGCGGATCAGCGCCACGCGCACCGATGGCTCGGCCGACACGTCGCGCCAGATCTCGGCCAGCTCGCGATGCAGATCGGCGTCGGCGGTGGACAGCTTGCGGTTGGCCGACTGCGCTGCCCCCATCACGATCTCGAGGATGGGGCCGTGCTGCACGAGCGTCAGCGCCTGGTAACGGGCAAAGCGTGGGGCGAGCGAGTTCATGGCGGGGCGGAATGTGAATCAAGCATAGCGGATCGGGAAGACTTCCGGCTTGGGCACCGCCCCGTCCATGTGGATGCGGTGCCCGGCCCCCCGGAAGGTGTCGTAGCCGAGAGCCTCGACATGACGAGCCCGAGCGATGACGTCCGCGTGCCGTTGGGTCAGACTGCGAGGGCCGTCCGGATCGTGGTCCTGCACGGAAAAGATCAACCGCTTCACGGCGTCGCCT containing:
- a CDS encoding ferritin family protein, which encodes MLYPELFKSLEAVRWNMEKDIPWDQFDASLLTDAQAQTIKMNAITEWSALPATEMFLRDNRHDSDFSAFMSVWFFEEQKHSLVLMEYLRRFRPDLVPTEEELHNVRFEFDPAPPLETLMLHFCGEIRLNHWYRRASEWHTEPVIKSIYKHLSQDEARHGGAYLRYMKKYLGQFGDNARSAFAKIGVLMASARRTEKPLHPTNLHVNKALFPQDTVQSRLPNPDWLEHWLDEQIKFDAGWEKKVIERILHNMSLLFERTFETVQDLNRYRKDLNARLVGQSGTPASEQPA
- a CDS encoding glutathione peroxidase → MSSPSLAAPALARARDRLARRRAAGVLSRHHLLIIAIAIVIAIIALLLPRTGHAAAGAQAAPAPQPAAAAGPCPTALDFRVRRLQDDAQQNLCQYAGRVVLVVNTASYCGYTYQYEGLEALYARFRDKGLTVLGFPSNDFEQEPGTGKQIADFCYNTYGVKFPMFSKTSVVGPAASPLYHWLAQQTGQPPKWNFHKYLLDRSGRVVAVYPSQVEPGDPALIKRIDALLAEPAPR
- a CDS encoding patatin-like phospholipase family protein → MDSTALLLMGGGSRAAYQAGVLRGIARLARECAPDAVGSPFDVICGTSAGAINGVGLARGAQDFLQATEALVQLWAKLHADRVYRTDVGRVGASGARWLTALAFGWMTGRTPRALFDNTPLRELLLEQHDAQQLQAAFDAGALRALAVTALSYTTGRHVTFYQSPHVVLPWRRSQRIAVTDTIGVPHLLASSSIPFLFPAEPVQLEGNDEWFGDGTMRQMSPLSPAIHLGASRILVVGAASRQQPGWYDTVPASGYPSLAQVAGQALASVFLDGLSADIERLQHVNAMVSRNPEIADARDGWRKIEVLVMSPSERIELIAARHVQRLPGTVRALLRPLGGTEARGAAFASYLLFEPEFTRELIDLGERDALARRDELAAFLYGVVPDTMAA
- a CDS encoding PhaM family polyhydroxyalkanoate granule multifunctional regulatory protein; protein product: MFTQMPNFAEGGFEFLRKLWGGGFAGMTGGGMPGMANFAAPPMDLEELDKRIHDLRAVESWLQLNASLLRTAIQGLEVQRATLVALQTFGSALSPEAVRAAFDHFSGSETPAAEAAAEPEPKPAWPHTSTAARPARTEAPAADEDASARAEAEAQAQAAARAAAAALDPSPWWNLLQQQFNQIASSAAAAMPMPQDLMPGFPGGFPGFGGAPGAEGLDSAPEDIEGEGGAAGGKRRAPAGASAKAAPKTAAKPAKAPAGKRAKAPASPKPAGKAAAKKAPVKAAAPKPTSDGA
- a CDS encoding enoyl-CoA hydratase/isomerase family protein — its product is MNSLAPRFARYQALTLVQHGPILEIVMGAAQSANRKLSTADADLHRELAEIWRDVSAEPSVRVALIRGEGRGFSAGGDLHLVEQMADDFEVRTRVWHEARDLVYNLINCDKPIVSAMHGPAVGAGLVAGLLADISIAARDARIVDGHTRLGVAAGDHAAIVWPLLCGMAKAKYYLLLCESVSGEEAERIGLVSLAVPEAELVNRAFEIAERLAAGSQTAIRWTKYALNSWLRLAGPTFDTSLALEFMGFAGPDVREGIASLRQKRPPSFDAA